One part of the Dermacentor andersoni chromosome 2, qqDerAnde1_hic_scaffold, whole genome shotgun sequence genome encodes these proteins:
- the LOC129387217 gene encoding uncharacterized protein has translation MGGFFSRNNEDAECLDLPPCKTSLDRVCPILMEVNRLNPSLWPVGLDLREAFPGQLSLARFYSAIPSSTVRYLPPRAAREDTAVGGQRSATPAEQRRALSIVSHILKHHRCAIGADIAGFEFSEHQAKLLSNALIQPKPSLRQVNLTSAHPNARLVQGFAAAVQSMNCLEDLAWTCDTLDAAAANSLSAFFARTSTLTTLDLTELHVKSSDAKILFEGLMKNSTITTLSLSACLVKGDPESTTVLLANYLKGKDCKVHSLTFQRGCAEKAPSLAAVIDSIILNKNVQTFIISGFFETRWNFLLMAKLLNENKNLRCLDVMCASEDQLKEGETHIRQLRRLLQHHHVDPHFFRWLNALARHPSLEYLTADVSGFSVRECEALFKALVKTSIKGVTVTGVRDENVVAIFRAVRSSGTAALVHLESAYIARASTDEIADCKELLTQVIVNTDRFDTSDAIKEAMRQLSFCTRVSSFMLRVKREAPLEASTRSIILRYLETVRTLREIVLKFPSSSEGDDTEAGGHSDYLRTLSQRNNIEMLHLENVRLTDADASFLAVAIAKSKSLCEVTLWADVRCEAAMETFLRELSPRFSDNYAIFALIHSPVTCGKECLHIQGVVRRNLALITLAAYFVEGVRNKRTAEALELVAGSRGLVRKVQELLSLTEEEATARIRAKVREIKRLNGYMRYTGVVRNTVKCKERSQSKGLQLDRLHEDCWQHIRQYLKVTDVLDSD, from the coding sequence ACGCAGAATGCCTCGACCTTCCACCCTGTAAGACGAGCCTGGATCGCGTGTGCCCTATATTGATGGAAGTCAACAGACTGAACCCGTCGCTGTGGCCTGTTGGACTGGACCTCAGAGAAGCATTTCCAGGACAACTATCTCTGGCCCGTTTCTACTCAGCAATCCCATCAAGCACAGTGCGCTATTTGCCGCCGAGAGCGGCGCGCGAGGACACGGCGGTAGGCGGCCAACGCAGCGCCACGCCGGCCGAGCAACGCCGGGCGCTGAGCATTGTGAGCCATATCCTCAAGCATCATCGGTGCGCTATCGGTGCTGATATCGCCGGATTCGAGTTTTCCGAGCATCAAGCGAAACTTCTTTCGAACGCCCTCATTCAGCCGAAACCCTCCCTCAGGCAAGTGAACCTAACTTCGGCGCATCCCAATGCGAGGCTCGTCCAAGGATTCGCCGCTGCCGTCCAATCCATGAATTGCCTCGAGGATCTGGCGTGGACCTGCGACACCCTCGACGCAGCTGCGGCGAACTCGCTCTCCGCTTTCTTTGCACGAACGTCGACGCTTACCACCCTCGATCTGACCGAGTTACACGTGAAAAGCTCAGACGCTAAAATCTTGTTCGAGGGGCTCATGAAGAACTCGACGATAACGACGCTGAGCTTGTCCGCCTGCCTGGTCAAGGGGGATCCTGAGAGCACTACCGTTCTCCTGGCAAACTACTTGAAAGGCAAAGACTGCAAGGTGCATTCGCTGACCTTTCAGAGAGGCTGCGCTGAAAAAGCGCCTTCTCTGGCAGCCGTGATAGATTCCATTATCTTAAACAAGAACGTGCAAACCTTTATCATCTCGGGCTTTTTTGAAACAAGGTGGAACTTCCTCCTCATGGCCAAGTTGCTCAACGAAAACAAGAATCTGCGATGCTTGGACGTAATGTGCGCTTCTGAGGACCAGCTCAAAGAGGGGGAAACTCACATAAGACAACTACGGCGACTCCTGCAGCATCATCATGTAGACCCGCACTTTTTCAGGTGGTTAAATGCCTTGGCGAGGCACCCCTCGCTAGAGTACTTGACAGCGGACGTCTCCGGTTTCAGCGTTCGTGAGTGCGAGGCATTATTCAAGGCACTCGTGAAAACTTCAATCAAGGGCGTGACCGTCACAGGCGTGCGTGACGAAAACGTCGTCGCCATTTTCAGGGCTGTTCGTTCGTCCGGTACGGCTGCGCTCgtccacctagaaagcgcctaCATCGCACGGGCTTCAACAGATGAAATTGCCGATTGCAAAGAGTTATTGACGCAAGTGATCGTGAATACGGACCGCTTTGACACATCGGACGCCATTAAGGAGGCGATGCGTCAACTTTCTTTCTGCACCCGCGTCTCTTCGTTCATGCTCAGAGTGAAACGGGAGGCTCCTCTCGAAGCAAGTACCCGCTCTATTATTTTGAGATATCTGGAAACAGTGCGTACGCTACGGGAAATCGTGCTGAAATTTCCCAGCAGTTCCGAAGGCGATGACACCGAAGCTGGAGGCCATAGCGATTATCTCAGGACGCTTTCACAAAGAAATAACATTGAAATGCTTCACTTGGAAAACGTGCGGCTTACAGACGCTGACGCATCTTTTCTGGCTGTGGCCATTGCGAAAAGCAAGTCGCTGTGCGAAGTTACTCTTTGGGCTGATGTCCGCTGTGAAGCGGCAATGGAGACCTTCCTTCGAGAGCTGTCGCCACGGTTTAGTGATAACTATGCTATTTTCGCGCTGATTCACAGCCCCGTCACATGCGGGAAAGAGTGCCTACATATTCAGGGGGTCGTGCGTCGAAATCTTGCACTGATCACGCTCGCGGCTTACTTCGTTGAAGGCGTTCGCAACAAACGCACTGCAGAAGCACTGGAACTTGTAGCCGGCAGTCGTGGGTTAGTCAGAAAAGTTCAAGAACTGCTCTCTCTGACTGAAGAAGAGGCGACAGCAAGAATTCGCGCTAAAGTGCGCGAAATCAAGCGCCTGAACGGTTACATGCGATACACTGGTGTCGTCAGAAATACGGTGAAATGCAAAGAACGTTCGCAGAGTAAGGGGCTTCAGCTGGATCGTCTTCACGAAGACTGCTGGCAACATATTCGACAGTATCTCAAGGTGACTGACGTCTTGGACAGTGATTAG